cgcttagctctgtctatcacttgctgcttataccATTTGACATGCAAATAGCCCTGTTTGGCAATGAtcaccaggttgacatctcattttcagTAAAGCCTGGTGCTACTCCTGCAGTCATGTCTTGTCACCTCCCTAAACCACATGCCTCATTTCCTTGACACCATTCTGTCCTCTCCCACCTCactgctttttcatgcccccagCCAGTGCTGCATTACAGTATTCCTGGTGCTCTGGCTCCATATTGCTGTGACTGTATCATTCCAATCATATCCTCATAGCTCTCAGTACCTTGTGTAGGAACAGCAGCTTCTTACCTCATCCATGGCTCGGATCTCAAGACGGAGTTTATCCATGACAGTGATGAACAGCTGTGAAGAGATGGGAagttacagagtgagtgtgaccagAGAGACAGAGTAAGAGAGTATGACTGGTGAGTGTAGGGCTTGCCAGCAGTGACCGATGGTTGAGGGCAGCCTCACCGAAACAATATCAGCAATGCACCGGTTCAAGTTGCCTTTGTCATCTTTGATTGTGATTGGACGATCCTCCTTAATCCTCTCCATCGCCAATGGACAATCCAGCTGGAAAATAGGATGTGAAAAGTTAATGCAGTCCAACTCCTCCTGACTCCCCCTTCAATCAGACCCCAATCTCCTCCCCATTCTGCTGAGCCCCTCTCAAACCCTCCTTCACAGCCcagcacaccccccccccaaacccggcctcccctccccacccctttcaccaGCCCATctgccccccctcaccccctctcatcaccccccttccccagcccagctttcccccccccccacctcaccccacccaCTGGCCTCCCCATCTCACCCCCCTTTCCCTAGCCCAgctcccctcctcaccccctccccaaaccacaATTCCCTCTCACACCACTGCCTCAAGCCCCATTCCTGACCAACAATACCTCCCGTAACCTCACACTGACCTGCTTACTTACCCTGTATCTTCTACAGAACTCATCAATTGTGCTGATATCGGAGCCCTGGACCTGTTTGAATGCTGCTTTGTACTGAACCAGCAAGCGTGAGCAGGCCGCTGTGTACCTGAGAACAGTGAGCGCAGTGAGGAGGATAAACCAACAGATTCACAATCGGTGCTCCCTGCACCACCTCCCTGTTCAGAGTATTCGTGATCACATTAACCTCTGTACAATGTCGCTTGGACACCACTCCCCtgctaacactcacacacacccatagcaATGGAGCTCAGCCCGCTCCCTCTGTGCCCTCCACACCCCTCCCTTTCTCGGTTCAGCCCTTGGCTGTCATtccctgccctcccctccccGGCAGGTTCTACCTACTcctcctttccccagccccagGAGATAGACACCCTCCCCTACCCCCAGGTACAGACACACCACTCCACACCACCTCAGCTTACAGAGCTCCATCCTCACCCCACTCCCAGGGGACAGACCCTCTTCTCCactcctgtcccaggaagagacactcactctctctctctctctctctctctctctccgcaccACCCCAACTTCTAACAACACCCAGCCTGACCGTGTCTATGACTCCATACTCACTCAGTTGGAGTGACACAATCCTTGATGTAGGTTTTCTCCAGTGCCTGCATTGTCTTCACCACAGCAAACAGTTCAGCCATGTTATCATACCTGGGTTTGAGACAAAAGCTTAACAACAGGAATACACACATCCCAGACATGTCTGTAGTTTATACAATTCATGTAAACAGAACCCTGTCACTGTGGGGCGTACACATCCTGGAAACACAATCTCATTTTACTGTCAAATGTACCTGCCACCTTCTCCTCCCAAGTTTTTTGTTTATTCTTTGATGCTGTGTCAGATATAAAGGTTTGGGAAGAGGGGGAACAGAATTGTTGACGGGATGAacgtatcaatcccaaactaatcccactgccccactctctcccccctcactgtaacaatcccaaactaatcccactgccccactctctcccccatcactgtatcaatcccaaactaatcccactgccccactctctcccccctcactgtatcaatcccaaactaatcccactgccccactctctccccatagccctgtatcaatccccaaactaatcccactgccccactctctcccccatcactgtatcaatcccaaactaatcccactgccccactctctccccatacccctgtatcaatccccaaactaatcccactgccccactctctccccatacccctgtatcaatccccaaactaatcccactgccccactctctccccatagccctgtatcaatccccaaatcaGTATTATTGGTAAAAGAGCAAGTTGCAGTCATATTCTGTCATCCTAAATTTCTCCTAATTCTCAGACCATATTCATAAGCCTCCTCCTTGGTGCACTGCAATCTTTAACTTCCTTTCTTAGCCACAGTTGACTCACttttcctgttgagtttctcaGCCTTAACAAGGAACGTTTTTCTTAAGTAAACCACGTATTAATTCTACAAATGGCAGCTAATTTTAGTCTACCATCATGTCTTTTGGTACATTTTCCTCAACTGACCACTGCTAATTTGTTTTCAAGGTCTTCATAGTTTCCTTTGTTTTAATTGAAAGCCCTAGATTTAGATTGAGGTTTTCATACGTAAATGGAAAATTCCGACATACTATGGTCACTCTTCCCCAAGGGTTCTTTTACAAGTTATTAATTAGCCCCTTACTGCATATTACAAGATCAAAAATAGTCTGTATTTCTAGAGCAGTGCTGAAGAATTAGTTTGGCAACATATACCTCCTAGACATCCAAACCTACAATCCCAGATGGAATATTAAAAATACTCACTTTTCCCGCTCTCTGGCATTTTTGTACAATTTGACTTCCTGAAATATATTAGAGTTAGAATTCAATGAGGTGGAACAGGAATCAGTCGTACCCTGTACAGGCATGAAATTTTTAAAACTATATTTTCAAATCAGACACACAGCCAGATAGGACCTGAAAGTCCAGCACCTGCACTGTTTAAATACGAGTAACCTTAGCCACTGTGAAACTCACATCTCCTTCTCTGAAAGGTGAATAGAACAGCAGACACATCTTCCTGCCTTACCATGGGGAACTGAGGCATTGAAACACAACTGAAACTCAAAATACTGAAATTAATattggtgaagttgtggatatTGAAGAAAGTTGTCAAAGGGTACAGCAGACTAGAGGTCAGTTGGAAATTTGGCCAGAGAAATATATCTTGGGAAGTCAAGGGAAAGAcagaagtatacagtaaatggcaggactcTTAAGAGCACGAACTTAGAGAGGGATCTTGGTTTGCAAGCTCACAGCCCGCTGAAATTGGCAAttcaagtggataaggtggtgaagaagacatacggcatgcttgtcttcattcacAATCTTGAGTACAAAGttggctaggagaaagtgaggactgcagatgctggagattagagtcgagattgtggtgctggacaGCACagaggtgcaggagaattgacatttcaggcatttgccctcattcctgatgaaggaattatgcctgaaactcgactcacctgctcctcggatgctgcctgacctgctgtgcttttccagccccacactcttgactataaagttggcaagtcaagTGCAGCTTAGTTACGCCACATTTGCCCCATAGCAACgatgcagagg
The nucleotide sequence above comes from Chiloscyllium punctatum isolate Juve2018m chromosome 8, sChiPun1.3, whole genome shotgun sequence. Encoded proteins:
- the vps28 gene encoding vacuolar protein sorting-associated protein 28 homolog isoform X2; this translates as MFQGITANPAVGGQGNKPELYEEVKLYKNAREREKYDNMAELFAVVKTMQALEKTYIKDCVTPTEYTAACSRLLVQYKAAFKQVQGSDISTIDEFCRRYRLDCPLAMERIKEDRPITIKDDKGNLNRCIADIVSLFITVMDKLRLEIRAMDEIQPDLRELMETMNRMSNLPADFEGKEKVGQWLQKLSGMSASDELDDTQVRQMLFDLESAYNSFNRFLHSS
- the vps28 gene encoding vacuolar protein sorting-associated protein 28 homolog isoform X1, with protein sequence MSEASIILSIKNPVFIHRAAALQSLPRTVFNKMFQGITANPAVGGQGNKPELYEEVKLYKNAREREKYDNMAELFAVVKTMQALEKTYIKDCVTPTEYTAACSRLLVQYKAAFKQVQGSDISTIDEFCRRYRLDCPLAMERIKEDRPITIKDDKGNLNRCIADIVSLFITVMDKLRLEIRAMDEIQPDLRELMETMNRMSNLPADFEGKEKVGQWLQKLSGMSASDELDDTQVRQMLFDLESAYNSFNRFLHSS